A genomic region of Colletotrichum destructivum chromosome 1, complete sequence contains the following coding sequences:
- a CDS encoding Putative NTF2-like domain superfamily, SnoaL-like domain-containing protein, whose protein sequence is MAEPLTSKHSCIGGTPAELLDRLAVSELCKGWPVYRDAGEWDKFRSLFTKDAYVWTTWSGAQTIGQFIAISLIGQLEKGAFIMHRECGTLVELNPETNRAVGTMKATITQRFKGQGGCEYDVDCDCRFIFFCEKKSGGERSDWRAAFVKLVYEKDKVVPVDGTSVPIFKDEVLAKFPTGYKYLGAAQSNLGYEIDTKLVTGKNRESCEKMYKSMGRWLAGEQGTIGLFD, encoded by the exons ATGGCCGAACCTCTCACCAGTAAACACTCCTGCATTGGAGGCACGCccgccgagcttcttgatCGCCTCGCCGTGTCGGAGCTCTGCAAGGGCTGGCCAGTCTAtcgcgatgccggcgagTGGGACAAGTTCCGATCCCTTTTCACCAAAGATGCCTACGTCTGGACCA CCTGGAGCGGCGCCCAGACCATCGGTCAAttcatcgccatctccctcaTTGGCCAACTGGAGAAGGGCGCCTTCATCATGCATCGCGAGTGCGGCACCCTCGTCGAGCTGAACCCGGAGACCAACCGCGCCGTCGGCACAATGAAAGCCACCATCACCCAGCGCTTCAAGGGTCAAGGCGGCTGCGAATACGACGTCGATTGCGACTGCcgcttcatcttcttctgtGAGAAGAAAAGCGGCGGTGAACGGAGCGACTGGAGAGCGGCTTTCGTCAAGCTCGTCTACGAAAAGGACAAGGTCGTCCCCGTGGACGGGACATCCGTGCCCATCTTCAAAGATGAGGTGTTGGCCAAGTTTCCAACGGGATACAAGtacctcggcgccgcgcaGAGTAATTTGGGGTACGAGATCGATACCAAGCTTGTTACGGGAAAGAACCGAGAGTCTTGCGAGAAGATGTACAAAAGCATGGGACGCTGGTTGGCGGGAGAGCAGGGGACGATTGGCCTGTTTGACTGA
- a CDS encoding Putative defective-in-cullin neddylation protein, giving the protein MPPSSTSQKAMTTQFVQLTGASDRTAQRYLKNASYKLNEAVDAYFSGGSGTSTPTTSALDTSLNQMFDKLRDDSKDAKDSLGLDSTMAYFQDLGINLENAELLVVMELLQAPAVGELTRKGYVDGWKATGAATRQAHVAHIKSLVNSLATDLAYFRKVYRHTFVASKEDNQKALNLELAIVYWNVLFSAPGLLWQTKNHDWLELWLQFLQEKWTRSVNRDMWNQILEFAIKSMADETLSFWSEDGAWPSVVDDFVAWCKEKGVGKAETMDLDA; this is encoded by the exons ATGCCTCCTTCGTCGACCTCCCAGAAGGCCATGACGACGCAGTTCGTCCAGCTGACTGGCGCCAGCGATCGAACTGCGCAACGG TATCTCAAGAATGCCAGCTACAAGCTGAACGAAGCTGTCGATGC GTACTTCTCTGGCGGCAGCGGTACTTCCACACCCACCACTTCAGCTCTCGACACCTCATTGAACCAGATGTTCGACAAGCTCAGAG ATGACTCAAAGGATGCGAAAGACAGCCTCGGTCTCGATTCGACTATGGCGTACTTTCAGGACTTGGGCATCAACCTCGAGAATGCCgaactcctcgtcgtcatggAGCTTCTTCAGGCACCTGCTGTGGGCGAGCTGACGAGAAAAGGCTACGTCGACGGCTGGAAGGCAACCGG CGCCGCGACGCGTCAAGCGCACGTCGCCCATATCAAGTCTTTGGTAAACAGTCTCGCGACCGACCTGGCGTACTTCAGAAAGGTTTATCGACACACCTTTGTCGCCAGCAAGGAGGACAATCAGAAGGCTCTTAACCTCGAGCTTGCCATTGTCTACTGGAACGTCCTGTTCTCGGCTCCTGGTTTGCTGTGGCAGACCAAGAACCATGACTGGTTGGAGTTGTGGTTACAGTTCCTCCAAGAGAAATGGACGCGATCTGTCAACCGCGACATGTGGAACCAGATCCTCGAATTCGCCATCAAGTCGATGGCGGACGAGACGTTGTCGTTCTGGAGCGAAGACGGCGCGTGGCCAAGCGTGGTCGATGACTTTGTGGCTTGGTGTAAGGAAAAAGGAGTCGGCAAGGCCGAGACGATGGATTTGGATGCCTAG
- a CDS encoding Putative helicase, Zinc finger, RING-type, Zinc finger, RING/FYVE/PHD-type, HIRAN has product MEYPGSPEPPAKRRRFFTAEDDAVSHQSSPALPTPPAHPKQRFFRDADEESTQIKSEDVKPPSSPTRSRTPLADQAIEDASNRSAPPLDTQREESAMTFDQEAFESFVGDKVSSDVLDVIRDNCGDSLERAVNMYFDGTWKDFKKKSHSITSFARPSPTSTNLPTPDLSMEDPPKPVIRRTMPEARYIGSLGVEGWATRSGSNLLNHGDVVKIERQKVQAPQATRVKTKFGVTTVAPRGASAASRRVDVMVRFTNGSGFEIGRLAKETAEWVSTLIDQKICKFEGVCVYAPERLRTNDTVFIQLKCYLLASAFHRPGFAISDNRAAGFFEEKESSEEKELRLRQVALVKLLQEINLEPTRANATASKNQRQGLLQAAEMDDKKEKDSSRPGTKEPGSSPPSDEQEDGEELEQDQLDALYRKAQSFDFNTPEAEPAATFAMDLRPYQKQALHWMMTKEKDQKSNREPSMHPLWEEYAWPLKDTDEKELPQVQDQQHFYVNPYSGDLSLDFPVQEQNCLGGILADEMGLGKTIQMLSLVHSHRSDISQLAKASGGALTSVNELPRLASNSSSILSAPCTTLVVAPMSLLSQWQSEAEKASKEGTLKAIVYYGNDKANNLQALCCAASAASAPDVVITSYGVVLSEFNQVATKRVDKSAHTGIFSLNFFRVILDEAHHIKNRGSKTAKACYEISAEHRWVLTGTPIVNKLEDLFSLVRFLRVEPWNNFSFWKTFITVPFESKDFMRALDVVQTVLEPLVLRRTKDMKTPDGEPLVPLPPKHVEIVDVELSQTEREIYDYIFTRAKQSFRENVEAGTVMKAFTSIFAHILRLRQSCCHPVLVRNKELVADEVEAGAAADLAAGLADDMDLGSLIEHFTAAVSESESGTAAFGAHILGQIRDEAENECPICAEEPMIEQTVTGCWHSACKKCLLDYMKHQTDRHKVPTCPNCRAEINYRDLFEVVRHDDDPDMFQKSKISLQRLGINNSSAKVVALIKALRELRKEHPRVKSVIFSQFTSFLSLIEPALARVNIKFLRLDGSMAQKARAAVLDEFQESKTFTVLLLSLRAGGVGLNLTSAKRVYMMDPWWSFAVEAQAIDRVHRMGQDEEVKVYRFIVKESVEERMLRVQDRKKFIATSLGMMSDEEKKLQRIEDIKELLS; this is encoded by the exons ATGGAATACCCAGGATCTCCCGAGCCTCCGGCGAAGAGGAGACGATTTTTCAcagccgaagacgacgccgtgAGCCATCAGTCAAGCCCGGCTCTCCCCACTCCGCCTGCGCACCCGAAGCAGCGCTTCTTCCGAGATGCCGATGAAGAGTCGACCCAGATCAAAAGCGAAGATGTGAAACCACCCTCGTCGCCCACTAGATCTCGCACTCCCCTCGCCGACCAAGCGATCGAAGATGCTTCCAACCGCTCCGCCCCGCCGCTGGATACCCAGCGCGAAGAGTCCGCCATGACGTTTGACCAGGAAGCCTTCGAGAGCTTCGTTGGAGACAAGGTTTCCTCAGACGTACTGGATGTGATTCGGGACAACTGTGGGGACAGTCTTGAGCGCGCGGTCAATATGTACTTTGACGGCACCTGGAAGGACTTCAAGAAAAAGTCTCACTCCATCACTTCCTTTGCTCGACCATCCCCTACCTCCACAAACCTGCCGACACCAGACTTGTCGATGGAAGATCCGCCGAAGCCCGTCATCAGACGCACGATGCCTGAAGCTCGATACATTGGTTCACTTGGCGTCGAAGGATGGGCTACCCGCAGCGGTTCGAATCTTCTCAACCACGGAgacgtcgtcaagatcgAACGGCAGAAAGTCCAGGCACCCCAGGCTACACGGGTCAAGACAAAGTTCGGTGTCACAACTGTCGCTCCTCGTGGTGcatcggccgcctcgagacGAGTTGACGTAATGGTGCGGTTTACGAACGGCAGCGGGTTCGAGATTGGCAGGTTGGCCAAGGAGACGGCTGAATGGGTCTCGACGTTGATAGATCAAAAGATCTGCAAGTTCGAgggtgtatgtgtgtacGCCCCTGAGCGACTACGGACCAACGACACCGTCTTCATCCAGCTGAAATGCTACCTACTGGCCTCGGCTTTTCACCGACCCGGATTCGCCATCTCTGACAACAGGGCGGCTGGATTtttcgaggagaaggagtcatcagaggagaaggagctgcGTCTTCGACAGGTGGCTCTGGTGAAGCTGCTGCAGGAGATTAACCTCGAACCCACACGGGCGAACGCGACCGCAAGTAAAAACCAACGACAAGGTCTGCTTCAAGCCGCTGAAATGGatgacaagaaggagaaagacTCTTCCAGGCCAGGAACCAAAGAGCCGGgatcctcccctccttcaGATgagcaagaagacggcgaagagCTTGAACAAGACCAACTCGACGCGTTGTACCGCAAAGCCCAATCGTTCGACTTCAACACCCCAGAGGCAGAGCCTGCAGCCACTTTCGCCATGGACTTGAGACCATACCAGAAGCAAGCACTACACTGGATGATGACAAAAGAGAAGGACCAGAAGAGTAACAGAGAGCCGAGCATGCACCCCTTGTGGGAAGAATATGCTTGGCCACTCAAGGACACGGACGAAAAGGAGCTTCCTCAGGTCCAAGACCAGCAACACTTCTACGTCAACCCATACTCGGGTGATCTGTCACTGGACTTCCCCGTCCAGGAACAAAACTGCCTGGGCGGTATCTTAGCCGATGAGATGGGTCTCGGCAAGACGATTCAGATGCTCAGCTTGGTTCACTCCCATCGATCTGACATCTCCCAACTGGCCAAGGCGAGTGGCGGCGCTCTAACATCTGTCAACGAACTCCCGAGGCTCGCTTCTAATTCCTCGAGTATCCTATCGGCACCATGCACGACACTCGTTGTGGCGCCCATGTCGCTGCTGTCTCAGTGGCAGAGTGAGGCGGAAAAGGCTTCGAAAGAAGGCACCCTCAAGGCCATAGTGTACTATGGTAACGACAAGGCCAATAACCTGCAAGCTCTGTGCTGCGCAGCGAGCGCGGCGTCTGCCCCTGACGTGGTCATTACAAGCTATGGCGTGGTGTTGTCGGAGTTCAACCAAGTCGCCACCAAGAGGGTGGACAAGTCGGCCCATACTGGCATCTTTTCCCTGAACTTCTTCCGTGTAattctcgacgaggcccatCACATCAAGAACCGAGGGTCCAAGACCGCCAAGGCTTGCTACGAGATATCCGCCGAACACCGATGGGTGTTGACTGGAACGCCAATCGTCAACAAGTTGGAGGATCTTTTCAGCCTGGTTCGTTTCCTACGCGTGGAGCCCTGGAACAACTTTTCGTTCTGGAAGACGTTCATTACGGTACCCTTCGAGTCCAAGGACTTCATGAGAGCGCTTGATGTTGTGCAGACGGTACTGGAGCCTTTGGTTCTCAGGCGTACCAAGGACATGAAGACGCCTGACGGTGAACC CTTGGTTCCGCTGCCTCCAAAACACGTCGAGATTGTCGACGTGGAGTTGAGCCAGACAGAACGGGAGATTTATGACTACATCTTTACGAGAGCCAAGCAATCGTTTCGGGAGAACGTGGAAGCGGGCACAGTCATGAAGGCATTCACAAGTATCTTTGCCCATATCTTGCGTCTCCGTCAATCCTGTTGCCACCCTGTCTTGGTGAGGAACAAGGAGCTAGTAGCCGACGAGGTGGAAGCTGGAGCTGCGGCGGACCTGGCAGCAGGACTCGCCGACGACATGGATTTGGGTTCTCTCATTGAACATTTCACGGCCGCGGTGTCGGAATCCGAATCTGGTACTGCCGCTTTTGGGGCTCACATCCTCGGTCAGATTCGTGACGAGGCCGAAAACGAGTGTCCGATCTGCGCCGAGGAGCCAATGATTGAGCAGACCGTCACTGGATGCTGGCACTCGGCCTGCAAGAAGTGTCTGCTGGACTACATGAAGCACCAGACGGACCGCCACAAGGTGCCGACGTGTCCCAACTGCCGCGCGGAAATTAACTACCGGGACCTCTTCGAGGTCGTTCGTCATGACGATGACCCGGACATGTTCCAGAAGTCCAAGATCAGCCTGCAGCGGTTGGGGATCAACAACTCGTCGGCCAAAGTCGTGGCGCTCATCAAGGCTCTGCGCGAGCTCAGAAAGGAGCATCCGCGTGTCAAATCGGTCATCTTCAGCCAGTTCACGTCGTTCCTGTCGCTCATCGAGCCGGCCCTGGCGCGGGTCAACATCAAATTCCTCCGCCTTGACGGCTCCATGGCACAAAAGGCGAGAGCGGCGGTCTTGGACGAGTTCCAGGAGTCTAAGACGTTCACCGTGTTGCTCCTGAGTCTccgtgccggcggcgtgggacTCAACCTGACTTCCGCGAAACGTGTTTACATGATGGACCCCTGGTGGAGTTTTGCGGTCGAGGCTCAGGCGATCGATCGTGTGCACCGAATGGggcaggacgaggaggtcaaggtATATCGCTTCATCGTCAAGGAGAGCGTGGAGGAGAGGATGCTCCGGGTCCAGGACCGGAAGAAGTTTAT TGCCACGTCTCTGGGCATGATGAgtgacgaggagaagaagctccaGCGAATTGAGGACATTAAGGAGCTGCTTAGTTAA
- a CDS encoding Putative small ribosomal subunit protein bS6, whose amino-acid sequence MLYELIGIVRPGSLAEVKEIALTAGQIVLRNGGVIRGISNWGVFALPRPISKAQMKHKTGHYFVMRYDASSSTHTDMRTTINLDPRVIRTAHVKLGDGKLETTARFGEVKWDR is encoded by the exons ATGTTGTACGAACTCATAGGAATT GTGCGACCTGGCAGTCTTGCCGAGGTGAAGGA AATCGCCCTCACCGCCGGCCAAATCGTTCtccgcaacggcggcgtcatccGCGGCATCTCCAACTGGGGAGTCTTCGCCCTGCCGCGCCCCATCTCCAAGGCCCAGATGAAGCACAAGACCGGCCACTACTTCGTCATGCGCTACGacgcctcctcttccacccACACCGACATGCgcaccaccatcaaccttGACCCCCGCGTCATTCGCACCGCCCACGTCAAGCTTGGcgacggcaagctcgagACCACAGCCCGCTTCGGCGAAGTCAAGTGGGACCGGTAG
- a CDS encoding Putative squalene/phytoene synthase, isoprenoid synthase domain superfamily, translating to MNRTRIAGHGLRRLIQAPPRGTRGIVTEADVVKARKYCQSQLQHSDYDAHLISRLVPVRTADAYLALRSLNLELVRLPELVSNPAIGQMRMQFWRESIDKTFAGNPPAEPICLLLHQALQDLRARSTSGTASSIKFWVQRLIRTRERHMDNRPYASLAALEEYAENTYSTLMYATLAAMPLRSMHVDHLASHIGKACGIVAVLRGIPVLAAPQQQPAKSHAGPGGGRQDPALLLPLDVMAEANLREEDVFRYGPQAEGFQDAVFAVATRANDHLITAREMLKSLQAGQGAGHEFEHQGEAEHVYEHEEDDTQRDIRRGFGVLLESVPAQEYLTNLEGTNFDPWAVKASWKLPWRLWRATSKYQI from the exons ATGAATCGTACACGGATCGCCGGCCATGGCCTGAGAAGGCTCATCCAGGCTCCTCCACGGGGCACCAGAGGCATCGTCACCGAAGCagacgtcgtcaaggcgaGGAAGTACTGTCAGTCACAGCTCCA ACATAGCGACTACGATGCTCACCTGATCAGCCGCCTTGTCCCAGTCCGGACAGCAGACGCCTACCTCGCCCTTCGCAGCCTCAACCTCGAACTTGTCCGCCTCCCGGAGCTCGTCTCGAACCCGGCCATCGGCCAGATGCGCATGCAGTTCTGGCGCGAGTCCATCGACAAGACTTTCGCCGGCAATCCCCCCGCCGAGCCCATCTGCCTGCTCCTTCACCAGGCTCTCCAGGACTTGCGCGCGCGGTCGACCAGCGGCACGGCGAGCTCGATCAAGTTCTGGGTGCAGCGTCTCATCAGGACGCGCGAAAGGCACATGGATAATCGGCCTTACGCATCGCTGGCCGCGCTGGAGGAGTACGCGGAGAACACGTACTCGACGCTCATGTACGCCACGCTGGCCGCCATGCCGCTGCGCTCAATGCACGTGGACCACCTGGCGAGCCACATCGGCAAGGCGtgcggcatcgtcgccgtcctgcGCGGCATCCCCGTACTCGCGGCGCCCCAGCAGCAACCCGCGAAATCGCACGCCGGAccgggcggcgggcgccaGGACCCTGCGTTGCTGCTCCCGCTTGACgtcatggccgaggccaaccTGCGCGAGGAGGACGTTTTCAGGTACGGCCCGCAGGCGGAGGGGTTCCAGGACGCCGTGTTCGCGGTAGCGACGCGGGCCAACGACCACCTCATCACGGCGCGCGAGATGCTCAAGAGCCTCCAGGCTGGTCAGGGGGCCGGACACGAATTTGAGCACcagggcgaggcggagcaTGTGTACGAgcacgaggaagacgacacGCAGCGGGATATCCGGCGTGGCTTCGGCGTGCTGCTCGAGTCGGTGCCGGCTCAGGAGTACCTCACGAATCTTGAGGGGACCAACTTCGACCCCTGGGCTGTGAAGGCGAGCTGGAAGCTCCCTTGGCGTTTATGGCGGGCCACGAGCAAATATCAGATCTAA